Within the Luoshenia tenuis genome, the region CCCACTTCATAGCCCAGAGCCTTCTGGAAGGTATAGGCCATGCCGCCGCCAATCAGCAGCACGTCTACCTTCTCCAGCAGGTTGTTGATCACGCCGATCTTATCGGAAACCTTCGCGCCGCCCAAAATGGCAACGAAAGGACGCTCCGGATTATCCAGGGCCTTGCCCATTACGGAAAGCTCCTTGCCGATCAGGTAACCGGCAACGGCGGGCAGGTAGCTGGCTACGCCCGCGGTAGAGGCATGGGCGCGGTGCGCCGTGCCGAAAGCGTCATTCACATACAGCTCCGCCATGCTGGCCAGCTCTTTGCTGAACGCCTCGTCGTTCTTTTCCTCTTCTTTGTGGAAGCGCACGTTCTCCAGCAGCATAGCCTGGCCATCCTGCAAAGCGGCGGCCTTGGCTTTGGCATCCTCGCCCACCACGTCGCTGGCCATAACCACTTCCTGCCCCAGCAGCTCGCTCAAGCGCTTGGCGACGGGGGCCAGGGAGAACTTCATATTAAACTCGCCCTTGGGCCGGCCCAGATGAGAGCACAGAATCACGCGGGCATTATTCTTGAGCAGATATTTGATCGTCGGCAACGCGGCCTGGATGCGGGTCTCGTCCGAGATAACACCGTCTTTCATCGGCACGTTAAAGTCACACCGAACCAGGACTTTCTTGCCGGAGACCTGGACGTCTTCAATCGTCTTTTTGTTCATTTTAGGCACTCCTTTTTAATTGATCTATGCTGATGGGCGCGTGAGAAACTTTGCCCACACCAACCGGAAACAGCTTGTCCATTTCGCGCTTTTAAATCCAGTAGTTTTATAAAAGCGAGGGACTCAATTCCGTTCCACCTATCCTTATTCACTGTACATGAAAATGGGAAAAAAATCAAGCCGCTTGTGCAGGGTTCGTGCCCCAATGGCCTCCGCAAAAATTGCAAAATAAAGCCGCTGGTATTAGCAGCGGCAATAGGTGGCAAATTTATGCCCATATAATTTGAATCCCGGGCGCTAGGCCTAAGCCAAACGCCCGGGAGCAAATTTTTAACCTTTTACGGCGCCGGCCGTCAAGCCAGCTACCAGGTAGCGCTGCATGAAGATGAAGAAGATCAGGATCGGGATGATGGTGACGATGGACGCCGCCGTCAACAGGCCCCACTCCTTCGTATTCTCCTGCACGAACATCTGCAAGCCGATGGGCAGCGTGCGCAACTCCTTCGGTTTGAGGAACAAGCTCGCCAAAACGTACTCGTTCCAGCAGTAGTTAAATGCGAAGATTGCAACGGAACCGACACCAGGGCTGGATACCGGCAATACAACCTTGACCAAGCTCTGGAATTTGGACGCGCCGTCGATCAGCGCCGCCTCTTCCATGTCGATCGGGATCGAATCGAAGAAGCCCTGAATCATCCAGATGTTCAACGGCAACGAGAACGTTAGGTACGCAATCATCAAGCCCTCATGCGTATTGTTCAAGTTGAGCGAGTTGAAGATGATGAACAGCGGGATGAGCATCAGTACGATCGGGAACATCTGCAGAACCAGCAGCAGGTACACGAACCAGTTGAGCGGCTTGAAGACTTTCCGATAACGGCTCAGCGAGTAACCGGCGAAAATGGAAACGACGGTCGACAGCGCCATAACGATAACAGAAACCTTAAAGCTGTTCAAGAAGTAGATGTAGAACTGCGCCTTACCAAACAGCACCGAGTTGTACCAATCCAGCGTCCAACCTTCCGGCGAGGAAGGGAACAGGGATACGGAGTACATATCCGCGTTCGTTTTAAAGGACATACCCAGAGTAGACAGCAGCGGTACGCTGGTGATCAGGATCAAAAAGATGATCAGCAGATAGATCGGGATCTTTTTCAGCTGCTTTTTGGTCGCATAAGGATCAGCTACGATGACCTGCCCATTAGGCAGCGTAACTTGGTTTTTCGATTTGGCCATCTTCTCTCACCTCTCTTAGACATCTGTCTGGAAACGCTTGATGTAGAACACAGAGAATATCAGCATGATAATCATATTGATACTGGACTGTGCCGAAGCGTAACCAAGTTTCATCTGATAGAAGGCTTTGAAATAGGCCAATACAGAGATAACATACGTCGAACCGTTAGGTCCGCCCTGCGTCAACAGCCAAATGCCTTCGAAGGAGTTCATGTTCCAGATGGTCATCAGGGTCGTGGATACCATCGTAACCGAGCTGAGCATCGGAACCGTGATTTTGGTGAATTGCTTCCACGTGCTAGCGCCGTCGATGCGAGCAGCCTCGTACAGATCCTCAGGAATGCCCTGCAAGCCTGCGAGCATCATGATCATCATGAACGGGTAGCTCTTCCACACACTCGTGAAGATAACCGTGGTTTGAGCTGCGGCCGGCGTGCTGAAGAACTGGATCGGTTCGGGGAACAGATGCAGCTGGCGCACCAGCAGGTTGTTGACAAAACCCAGCTGCGGGTTCAACGCAAACAACCAAGAGTTAACAGCTACAACACCGGGGATAACCCACGGGATGAGCAGGAACGAGCGCCAAATGGCGCGGCCCTTGATCTCGCCGTTCAACAGAACAGCAGCCAGCAGACCGAAGATGTAGCTGAACAGCACTACGCAAAATACGTACCACAACGTGAATATCATCGCGCCCCAGAACTCGCCGTCCTGGAACAGTTCGATGTAGTTCTCGAATCCAATGTAATTGTAGCCCTGGCGAATACCCGTGATCGAGGCATCCGTAAAGCTCAGAACAAATCCATTGAATACGGGATAGACACGTATCAGCATCAACAAGATGAATGCCGGCAAGACGAGACCATAAGCAAATAGCGCATCAGATTTACGAAACATGCCTTCTCTCTCCTAACTGGATGGTCTGACCACTCCTTGGCCTTGTAATGATCTTGCAACAGTCTGCGCCGGCCGCTTGAAAACCGGCTATATACTGTGCAAAACCCCGCTTGTCGGTTTGCGGCCCGGTCCGTTACCGTACCGGCCCCCGCCCCTTTGTGCCCAAACACCCCGTTTGGACGGAACCATATCCCTTGCGGTTTGACCCGCCGGGTTTGAAGAACCGCTGCAAATGCCCCGCGCCACGCGCCTGTGCCCCCGTCGGGCCCCAGCCGGCCGCTGCGAAAAAACGCCACAGTCCGCTGAAACCTTTCAAAAACACCCGCGCCCTTTGCAAGCCATCTACAAATCCCTTCCGGACGCCAGGACCGCTATAGGCCCCGCGATCTTTCCGGGCCCCCGCATAGCGGGGCACCTCTTCCCTCCCGGGATAACCCGCCAATTTCCCCGCGCCTCGCGCATTGTGTTCGCGCCTCTTCCGTCAAACGCCATCCCACCCGTTAAGGATGCGACAGCCTCTAGCGGAAAAAGCCCTCCCCCAAGGCGCCAGCCCCGGTTCGTTTGGCGTTCGGACTTACCAGCGGCTCATCTTTCAGCTCCGCGAAAACAGCGGCTAAACCGCCTCGCTGAAAGAGGCCTCGCCCGGATAAGGGCTTCCACAAAGAACCGTGTTGCCCTCCCCCAGACCTGCAGTCTGTATCCTCTCCGTATCGGGACTTCGCTCTCGACGGCCAGAACAGAGGGTTCCTCTTCCCGCCTTAAAAGCTTCATCCTGATCCGCAGAAACGCGTATAGCCGCTCCACAGCCTCAGGCCTGGTCTGCCTTTTGAAGGATACCCCATGGGGCGCCCTCCGGCAACTTCGTACTTAACTGTTATAACCTACCCATCCCCAAAGGGAACCGCGCATAACAGATTGGTACTTTTAAGCAACCTGCCCGCCCCCGATAGAGAGAAAGCCGGCTGCAACTGCTGAAACGGTTTAAATAAAAAGAGTGCAGGTGCACGCTTCCAAAATAAACCTATCCCAACAGGTTTGGATGTTATAAATATAACAAAGCGGAACCCCGCGGATAAACCAGATGTTTTTACAAATAGGTTAGTTATATTGCGGTTTAGGGTTCAAATTATTGATTTCACGCGGATAAATCAACATATTGTTCCCTTTTTCCAATAAAAATACGGAACCGGTGTTCACCACGCCTCCCCTGCGGCCGCTGCATTTTGTATGCAGGCCCGGGGCTTATGACGATACCCACAATATCTAGTGCGTCATAACGGGCATCACTTCAATATCTGTAGCTAGTATAGCAAAAAGGCGCCTAAAATTGTTCCTACTTTTTTACCATTTAGTTTCAATATTTTCGCCCTCGCCCGCTTAGGGGGGCCACCGCCTGTTATATATATAAATGGCCACCCTTTTACTAGGTCTTCGCTCCTAGGGCGGATACACCTTTGCCCTGCCTTGATCTATCTATAGTCGCCGTCCTGTTTAAATATACCGCGGGCCGCCCGTTGCTTTGCGCTTTACGGTATACCGGCGCGGATAAAAAAGGGGGGAGCCTTTCTCTCTCTCCCCCCATCCATTGCCTTTTATAGGATGCTTGGCGTTAAAACCTTTAGCGTTTATTGATCCATCTCCGCGATCAGGCCGGCCAGTTCATCATTGAGCTTGTTGAGCAGTTCTTTCCACTGTGCCTCATCCTGCGTCAAGGCGGATTGGATCAGCTGCTTATCATAGCCCTGCCCCTCGACCACCGCGGCGGAAGGCGTCCCATTTTGCATGGGATAGACCGTCTGCACGGAATCGGGGATGATATACTCGGTAAAGGGTTGTTTGACGACCGGCGTCTTGAGCACTTCCAGCGTATCCAGGAAGCTCTGCCGGGTAGGGAACGAACCCATGCCGCCCTTTTCCCACAGATCCGCGTTATTTTCAGACCACCATTTGAGGAACTTCATACCCTCTTCTTTCTGCTCCGTTTGCTCAAACATCATATAGCCGTTGATAAAGATGCAGTTTTTCTGCAACCCGGAAGGGCTCTCCAGCGGATGCAGCACCAGCACCTGATCCCGGCTCACATCCCCCGTGGTGGAATTGACGATCCAGTCCGAGGCGCCATAGATCGCGCCCAGCCTGCCCGAGCCGAAGAGTTTTTGCGCATCGTCCCCGGTATAGTTCTCAATCCCCTCCGGCAGGATGCCTTCCTGCTTCATCCGGTTAAAGAACCGCATGGTCTCCAGATTGCTCTCGCTGTTTAGCGCGGCGTTGCCCTCCTCATCATAGGTAAAGCCGCCATTGTTGATGGCCCACTGCGTAAACGAACCCCCGGCGTTATTGGTCACGCCAAAGGCAAAGCCGTAAATTCCCTTTTCCTTATCGGTAAACGCCTTGCACATCTGGATAAACTCATCCCAGGTCTTCGGCTCCTGCAGGCCCTTTTCCTCCAGCCAATCCTTACGGATGAAGATGCACCGGGGCGAGAAGTTATAGGGGATGCCCACCTGGCGCCCCTGCCAGGTAAAGTACTCCACAAAGCCTTCCGGAAAATCGCCCAGCGCGCCCTCTTTTTCCCACTCGTCCAAGATCCATTGCAGATCGGCCGATTCGCCTTTCGGCGCGAACTGGAAGGGCATGTACCCGCCGCCGGTGGCCACATCCGGCGCGCCGTTGGACGCGACGGCTGTGGAATAGGTCTCGAACCAATTGCTCCAAGGCAGGTTAGTATACTTTATCGTCACATGCGGTGCGGCCTCTTTATACTTTGCGATGATCTCCTCGGCCACCACCGGATACTTTTCCGCCGGTCCCCAGGCCATATCCCAAAATTCCAGCGTGACCGGCTCATTTGCCGCGCTCTGGGTCTCGCTGGGCGGGGTTGAGGCGGTCTGCTGCTCTGCCGGGCCGCAGCCGGGCAGTGCAAACGCCAACGCTGCGCATAGTGCCGTGCAAACGATTCTCGTTATACCGCGTTTTTGCATGGTTATTTCCCCCCTATTTAATTTTCTCTCATTTTACTGTGTCAGAGTTTCAGCGTCCCGCACACCGGGCGGAGCCTTTTCTTAGAATTTCATTTTGAGATCTGTCTTGCGTAAATGCATATGTATTGATTCTCCGGGGGTAGAAGTGCGATTGGCGTCAGTAGTTCATCGGCCTGGCGAAGGATGGCACCCCTCCTTTCCCGCCACAATTACAGGCTATGCAAAAAACAGCGCAATGGCAAGGATATGTTTTTTACAATTATTCCAGTTTGTTGACTTTCGCGCCATTATCCATCCACACCAATGCATCGCACAATGAATGGGGGCACAGCCTGTGCTGTGCCCCCGCATATTTGTCCAGTCTATTCATCAGTCGTTTTCGGCGATCAATTTTTCCAGCTCCTTTTGCAGCCTTTGCAGCAGCGGCTTCCAATCCTCCTCTTCCTGCGTAAGCGCCGCCTGCATCAGCTGGGAACCGTACTTTTCCCCCTCCGCCATGGAGGCTGAGGGCGTGCCATTTTGCATAGGGTAAACGGTCTGTATCGAGTTGGGGATGATATACTCCACAAAGGGCGCCTTGGTCAATGGCTCTTTCAAGGTATCGATCCCCTTTAAAAAGCTGGTGCGCACCGGAAAGGCGCTTACCCCGCCCTCGCTCCACAAGCTGGCGTTGTTTTCCGAGAACCATTTCAGAAAAGCCATCGCCTCATCTCGGTGCTCGGATTGCTGAAAGACCATGTAGCCGTTGAAGTAGAGCGCGTTTTTCTGGATGCCGGCCGGACTTTTCAGCGGATGCAGTACCGTCAGCTGGTCTGCGGTAAATTTGCCGGAATCCACTATCGCCTCTACCCAATCCGGCCCGCCATAAACCGCGCCAACCTTGCCTGCAATAAACAACTTTTGCGCGTCATCTCCGGTAAAGTGCTCAATGCCTTCGGGCAGCACGTCCGCCTTTTTCAGCTCCGAAAAAAACTTCATCGTCAAAAGGTTGTTATCGCTGTCGATATTGGCGTTCCCCTTACGGTCAAACCCCATGCCGCCGTTGTTCACCGCCCAGTTGGTAAAGGAGCCCGCGCCGCCGCTGGTCACCCCAAAGGCATAGCCGTAAGTGCCCTGCTCCGGGTCGCGGAAGGCCTTGCACATCTCCATAAAGTCCACCCAGGTTTCCGGCTCTGCCAATCCCTTGTCCTCCAGCCAGTCCTTGCGCACCAGGATCGCGCGCGGGTCGATATTAAAGGGGATGCCCACCTGCTTATCGCGGTAGCGGTAATATTCGATAAACCCCTCGGGGAAGTCGTCCAGCGTGCCCTCTTTTTCCCAGGCGCGGATGATCCACTGCAGATCGGCTGATTCGTTGCTGGGCGCAAACTGAAAGGGCATGTACCCGCCGCCGATGGCCACATCCGGCGCGCTGCCGGAGGCGGCCGCAGTGGAATAGACCTCGAACCAGTTGGCCCAAGGTAGATTGGTGTATTTAAATGTAATGTTTGGATGCAGCGTTTGATATTGCGCCAGAATCTTTTCAACAGCCGGCTGATACCGCTCTGCTGTGCCCCAGGCCATATCCCAAAACACCAGTTCTATGGGCTCCTCCGTGCTGGAGGCGCCGCCCTGCACTTGGGCGGGATCGGACGGCTGCTGGCAGCCAATAAGGGAAAAAGCCATGGCCACCACTAAAATTAGGCAGCACAAAAGGGTAGAGTGCCTGTGCATTACGTGTTGTCTCCTACTCATCCGATTAATTACCATCTTAACAGCTGTCAACCGGGATTCATACCCCGCATTTTGACATATTCGTACAATATATTCACATCTGCCGCCTATAATGTTGAACCTTTGTCTTACATCCATCCACATTATTTCTTGACAAAAAAGGCGCCGGGTCTCCCCGGCGCCGAAGCTTAAAGCAAATGGGCACAAAGCCTAACGCGTGCCCACCGCGCATTACTGGTCCATGCTCTGGATGGTGCCCTCCAACTCAGCCTGCAGTTTTTTAAGCAGCGTCTGCCAGCTTTTTTCCTCCTGCGTCAGGGCGGATTGCATCATCTGCATATCATACTTTTGCCCCTCCACCATCGAGGCCGAGGGCGTGCCGCTCTGCATGGGGTAAACGGTCTGCACCGAATTGGGGATGATGTACTCCACAAACGGCTTTTTGGAAACCGGCTTTTGAAAGACGCTTAAGGAATTCATAAAGCTGGTGCGGGCCGGAAATGCGCTCATCCCGCCCTCTTCCCACAGAAGCTGGTTATTTTCGGACCACCACTTGATGAAGTTCAGCCCCTCTTGTTTCAGGCTGGATTGTTCAAACATCATGTAGCCGTTAAAATACAACGCGTTTTTCTGGATGCCCGAAGGGCTGGTGAGCGGATGCAGGATGGTGAGCTGGTCCTCCGTCAGGCCGCTGGAGCTCATGATGATCTCGGCCCAATCGCTCCCGCCGTACACCGCGCCCACCTTGCCCGCGCCAAACAGCTTTTGCGCATCGCTGCCCGAATAATTCTCGATACCCTCAGGGAGCACGCCCGCCTTTTTCAGGTCGCTGAAAAACTGCATGGTCTGCAGGTTGCGTTCGGTATCCACAGCGGCGTTGCCCTCCCGGTCAAAACTCAGCCCGCCGTTATTGACGGCCCAGTTGGTAAACGAGCCCGCCGAATCCACCGCTACGCCGTAAGCAAAGCCGTATGTGCCCTTTTCCTTGTCGGTAAAGGCCTTGCACATCTCCAAAAATTCGTCCCAGTTGGTGGGTTCAGCCAGGCCCTTTTCCTCCAGCCAATCCTTACGCACCAGGATCCCCCGGGGGTCTACGTTAAAGCAGATGCCTACCTGTTTATCCTTGAACCGGTAGTACTCCATAAAACCTTCCGGGAAGTCCTCCAGCGTCCCTTCCTTCTCCCACTGGTCCACGATCCATTGCAGGTCTGCCGCCTCATCGCTGGTGGCGAACTGGAAAGGCATATAGCCGCCGCCTGTGGCCACATCCGGCGCGCCATTGGAAGCCACGGCCGTAGAATAAGCCTCAAACCAGTTGCTCCAGGGCAGGTTGGTATAGTTGATGGTGACGTGCGGCGCCACCTCCTTATAGTTTGCGATGATCTGCTCGGCCGCCGGCACATACCGGTCCGCCGTGCCCCAGGCCATATCCCAAAACGTCAGGGTAACGGGCTGTTTGCTCTCCCCGCCACCGGTGGGCTGCGTTTGCCCCTCATCAGGCTGCTGGCAACCTACCGCCGATACCATCAGCGCTGCGGCCAGCAAAAGGCAAATGCTAAGCGAGCGAAATTTTTCCACGCGATTACCTCCTTTAAAATGCCAATACGTTTTCGCGCTTAGTATTTGCCTTAATCTTTTGTTTATGCCCGCTTTCTCGCGCTATGATTGCCCGTGCCGATTAAAATAAAAAAAGGAAGAGCGTTTCGCTCTTCCAAATATTTTAAGATTCAATCTTGTCTATCCGTTCTATTACTGTCCCGGCTTGCCGAAAGGCAGCGCGCCATCGTCCTCGATCTGCTCCACCGGCTCAAACATGCTGCCGGAGCTGGAACTGGCGCTGGCATCCGCCCCAGAGCTGGCACTCGCATCCGAGCTGGCCGCAGCACTGGTACTCGCGCTGGGCGCAGTAGACGCGGTAGAATCCCCACCGCCACCGCAACCGACGACTGCCAGGGATAACGCCATGAACACCACTAAGCACAATATAACAGCAACCATTTTCTTCATACCGTAAGCCCCCCTAAAGATTTGATATAATGAATATATCAAAAGAAACTACACTGTAAAACCAGTTTTTTTTACTTTGAAGTGTAAAAAATTTGACTATTTGCCTTATTTGCGTCCCATTTATTCATTTTTTCCGTAAGTTAACCACACTTGTCCGCTATTATACACTTCGTCTCAGCGTATGGCGCACGCTGTAGATTACGCCATTTTTAAAGGTCAGACCCGCTGCCCTTTCCTCCTGGCAGGGCAAAAGCGGCCCGGTCGTGATGAACTTCATCCCCTGGCGGACTGCATCCTGCACAAGGTTAATCAGCATCGCGTCTCGCAGGCCCGTCCCTACATATTCAGGCCGAAAAATACTCAGCAGCAGCTCAAGGCTGCGCACCTCCCGGCGGAAGGCCTCAAACTTGCGCTTGTTCCAGGGCCGGTGGCGCCCCTCCACGGCCCGCAGCGCGGCAGCCATATCCGGCAGGGCGATGGTCGCGCCGGCAAGCGCGCCCGCCCGGTCTACATAAAGGTGGATAAAGCGCAGATCCGCATAACGCAGCCAGCTCTCCTCCAGCCGGGCGCGCACCAGCGCCTCGGGCAGCAGCCTGCCCTGGGCCCGTGCCAGCTGGCTGGCGATGAGTTTAAACAGCGGCTCCACCCAGGCGGAGAGCTGCTCGCCGCTTTCCAGCGGCAAAAGCCTGACCCCCTGGCGGCGCAGTAAAAATTCGGCGTAACGCGTCTCCCGGCTGCAAAGCGCATCCGGCAGGGCCACCCGGTATTCCTTCTGGGTAAAAATCTTGGTAAAGCCCAGCCCTTCCAAATGTTGGAGAAAGTATTCGGGCTGCTGCAGGGCAAAGGCAGAGCCATCATGCATCTGTCCCAGCGCCATGGCCCCCTGGGGCTCCAGCTCCAGCGCGCCCCGCGGGCCGCAAAGCGAAGCGTAGCCCCTTTGCGACGCCTCCTGGCAGGCGCTCTCAATCAAGGCGGCGCTAACCTTAGTATCGTCGATAAAATCCAGGCGGTAGATGACGGCCTCCGTCCCCACCCCTGCGGCGGGGAAAAACAGCGCCATCCGCCCGCACACCTCTTTTCCCACCAGCGCCAGGTAGAGCCGCATCTGTCCCAGCGCCTCCGGCGGGGTCAACAGCTGCTGTTCGATCGCCTGGGCGGCCGGCACAAAAAAGGTTTCCCCTTCGTATAACTGCTGGGGAAAATCCATAAATTTTTTCAGCTCCGCATTGTTTTCAACGCACTTTACCCGAATCAAACCGCCCGCTCCTTTTCCTCCAGCTCTTGTTATCTTTATGCCTACGCCTGTTTTGCCCGCAGCGCCGTCAGCTGATCGATGGTATAATCCACGCACGCCATGACGATGGGTGCGCACACGTTATTGCGCCCATCCGCGTCCTTAAAGGCCTGGGCAGCCGCCTCGCCCTCATCCCGGCAGGTGATGGCGCCGCACTTTTCGCTGCCGAAATTCTGGCGCATATAATCTGAAAGCTCCTGGGCAAAGGTATAGAGCGCAGCGGTGCTGCCGTCCTTCGCCTCATCCCGCCCCAGCAATAGCCCCGCGGCGATCAGGCACCCGGTCATGGCGCCGCAGGTCAGCCCCTGCCCGCCGATGCCGCCCCCAAAGGCCGAGGCCGCGCGGGAGAGGGCCGTATCCTGGCCAAAGTAGCGCAGCACAGCCTTGCAGGACGCCTCCGCGCAGTTCAGCTTTTCTCCGGCAAATTTCTCCCGGGTATAATCCGTATCCGCCTTATGGCGATAGCTCATCTCGATCTTTTTCATAAAAGTCCCCTCCTTTACGCGGGTTTAGCCCGCTAGGCACTATTATAACATAGGGAAAGGCGCCTGCAAGGCGCTTTGCGCATTTTTACAAATAAGCAAATCCGCCCGTATTGGGGGCAGCATCAAAAGACGCTCCTGGCCGCTACGCACGCCTTGATCACCGCTAAGCGGCTATAAAAAAGCCGCGGCAAAATGCTTCTGCCGCGGCTTTTGGCTGCCATTTTACAGCGCCGTTTCCTGCCACACCTCGCCGGAGAGGTCCTTCCACAAAAACCGGCTGTTTTCCAGCACCATATACCCATGGCGGCTGCCCTCCTTGGGGATGGAAACCGAGCCCGGGTTAAGGTAGGTGTATCCCTGCGTTTGCCGGCAGACCGGCACGTGGGTATGCCCGTGCAGCAGAATATCCCCCTGGCCCAGCAGCGGCGGGGTCTGCTCGTTATAGTGGTGGCCGTGCGTGGCGAAGATCATCTTTCCGCCCTCGTACAAAATGCAGTAATCCGCCAGGATGGGGAATTCCAGCACCATCTGGTCCACTTCGGTATCGCAGTTGCCCCGCACGCAGAGCAGCTTGTCCTTATGGGCGTTGAGCAGGGCGATCACCCTTTTAGGGTCATAATCCCGGGGCAGATCGTTGCGCGGGCCATGGTAAAGCAGGTCCCCCAGCAGCAACAGCCTGTCCGGCTGCTCGCGTGCCATAGCCTCAAACAGCTGCTCGCAATAATAGGCCGAACCGTGAATATCCGAAGCGATCATCAACTTCATCATTATCAACTCCTTTGGGTTTTTACAGCGCAAAGGGGCGCGCCCGCTCCAGCATGCGGTTCAATAGCGGCAGGTAGATCCCCTCGTCCCCCGTGGTGATCAGCCGCGTCTGTCCGCCCGCGTTGCGGGGATTGCGCAGCCCCGCCTCCTCCAGCACCTCTTTTAAATGCCGCACGGCGCCCTCGTTGCCATCTACCACCTTAGCCCCCGGAAAGGCCGCCGCCACCGCCGGGCGGATCAGGATATAATGGGTGCAGCCCAGCACCACCGCCGCAGCCTGGCGGGCCCTATCCGGCGCGTGGTGCAAAAGATACTCTACGATCTGCGCCTCTCCCCGCTCGCCCTCGATCAACTCCACCAGCCCCGGGCAGCCGATAGGGATAATATCCGCCTCCCGCCCGGTGCGCTGCACCAGCGCCTTAAACTTTTGCTGGCGCACCGTAGCCGCGGTCGCCAATACAGCTACCTGCCCGGCCCCAGCCGCCTCCAGCGCGGGCAGCACCGCCGGCTCCATGCCGATCACCGGTACTGGCAGCTGCGCGCGCAGCACCTGGACCGCCGCGCTGGTCGCCGTATTACAGGCCACCAGCAGCGCCTTGACGCCCATATGCATCAGTCGCCCGGCGATCTCCAGGCTGCGCTGGCGAATATCCGCCTCGTCCCGGTCCCCATAAGGGCCGTATG harbors:
- a CDS encoding phosphoglycerate kinase produces the protein MNKKTIEDVQVSGKKVLVRCDFNVPMKDGVISDETRIQAALPTIKYLLKNNARVILCSHLGRPKGEFNMKFSLAPVAKRLSELLGQEVVMASDVVGEDAKAKAAALQDGQAMLLENVRFHKEEEKNDEAFSKELASMAELYVNDAFGTAHRAHASTAGVASYLPAVAGYLIGKELSVMGKALDNPERPFVAILGGAKVSDKIGVINNLLEKVDVLLIGGGMAYTFQKALGYEVGKSLLDAERVGLAKELMDKAKAKGVKLLLPLDVVAGQEFANDTPRKTFPVDGIPADWEGLDIGPETCKLFADEIKNAKTVIWNGPMGVFEFENFAAGTRAVAQAMADSNAITIIGGGDSAAAVEQMGYADKMTHISTGGGASLEFLEGLELPGVAALNDK
- a CDS encoding carbohydrate ABC transporter permease, which codes for MAKSKNQVTLPNGQVIVADPYATKKQLKKIPIYLLIIFLILITSVPLLSTLGMSFKTNADMYSVSLFPSSPEGWTLDWYNSVLFGKAQFYIYFLNSFKVSVIVMALSTVVSIFAGYSLSRYRKVFKPLNWFVYLLLVLQMFPIVLMLIPLFIIFNSLNLNNTHEGLMIAYLTFSLPLNIWMIQGFFDSIPIDMEEAALIDGASKFQSLVKVVLPVSSPGVGSVAIFAFNYCWNEYVLASLFLKPKELRTLPIGLQMFVQENTKEWGLLTAASIVTIIPILIFFIFMQRYLVAGLTAGAVKG
- a CDS encoding carbohydrate ABC transporter permease; amino-acid sequence: MFRKSDALFAYGLVLPAFILLMLIRVYPVFNGFVLSFTDASITGIRQGYNYIGFENYIELFQDGEFWGAMIFTLWYVFCVVLFSYIFGLLAAVLLNGEIKGRAIWRSFLLIPWVIPGVVAVNSWLFALNPQLGFVNNLLVRQLHLFPEPIQFFSTPAAAQTTVIFTSVWKSYPFMMIMMLAGLQGIPEDLYEAARIDGASTWKQFTKITVPMLSSVTMVSTTLMTIWNMNSFEGIWLLTQGGPNGSTYVISVLAYFKAFYQMKLGYASAQSSINMIIMLIFSVFYIKRFQTDV
- a CDS encoding ABC transporter substrate-binding protein encodes the protein MQKRGITRIVCTALCAALAFALPGCGPAEQQTASTPPSETQSAANEPVTLEFWDMAWGPAEKYPVVAEEIIAKYKEAAPHVTIKYTNLPWSNWFETYSTAVASNGAPDVATGGGYMPFQFAPKGESADLQWILDEWEKEGALGDFPEGFVEYFTWQGRQVGIPYNFSPRCIFIRKDWLEEKGLQEPKTWDEFIQMCKAFTDKEKGIYGFAFGVTNNAGGSFTQWAINNGGFTYDEEGNAALNSESNLETMRFFNRMKQEGILPEGIENYTGDDAQKLFGSGRLGAIYGASDWIVNSTTGDVSRDQVLVLHPLESPSGLQKNCIFINGYMMFEQTEQKEEGMKFLKWWSENNADLWEKGGMGSFPTRQSFLDTLEVLKTPVVKQPFTEYIIPDSVQTVYPMQNGTPSAAVVEGQGYDKQLIQSALTQDEAQWKELLNKLNDELAGLIAEMDQ
- a CDS encoding ABC transporter substrate-binding protein, producing MHRHSTLLCCLILVVAMAFSLIGCQQPSDPAQVQGGASSTEEPIELVFWDMAWGTAERYQPAVEKILAQYQTLHPNITFKYTNLPWANWFEVYSTAAASGSAPDVAIGGGYMPFQFAPSNESADLQWIIRAWEKEGTLDDFPEGFIEYYRYRDKQVGIPFNIDPRAILVRKDWLEDKGLAEPETWVDFMEMCKAFRDPEQGTYGYAFGVTSGGAGSFTNWAVNNGGMGFDRKGNANIDSDNNLLTMKFFSELKKADVLPEGIEHFTGDDAQKLFIAGKVGAVYGGPDWVEAIVDSGKFTADQLTVLHPLKSPAGIQKNALYFNGYMVFQQSEHRDEAMAFLKWFSENNASLWSEGGVSAFPVRTSFLKGIDTLKEPLTKAPFVEYIIPNSIQTVYPMQNGTPSASMAEGEKYGSQLMQAALTQEEEDWKPLLQRLQKELEKLIAEND
- a CDS encoding ABC transporter substrate-binding protein, whose protein sequence is MEKFRSLSICLLLAAALMVSAVGCQQPDEGQTQPTGGGESKQPVTLTFWDMAWGTADRYVPAAEQIIANYKEVAPHVTINYTNLPWSNWFEAYSTAVASNGAPDVATGGGYMPFQFATSDEAADLQWIVDQWEKEGTLEDFPEGFMEYYRFKDKQVGICFNVDPRGILVRKDWLEEKGLAEPTNWDEFLEMCKAFTDKEKGTYGFAYGVAVDSAGSFTNWAVNNGGLSFDREGNAAVDTERNLQTMQFFSDLKKAGVLPEGIENYSGSDAQKLFGAGKVGAVYGGSDWAEIIMSSSGLTEDQLTILHPLTSPSGIQKNALYFNGYMMFEQSSLKQEGLNFIKWWSENNQLLWEEGGMSAFPARTSFMNSLSVFQKPVSKKPFVEYIIPNSVQTVYPMQSGTPSASMVEGQKYDMQMMQSALTQEEKSWQTLLKKLQAELEGTIQSMDQ
- a CDS encoding C-GCAxxG-C-C family protein; translation: MKKIEMSYRHKADTDYTREKFAGEKLNCAEASCKAVLRYFGQDTALSRAASAFGGGIGGQGLTCGAMTGCLIAAGLLLGRDEAKDGSTAALYTFAQELSDYMRQNFGSEKCGAITCRDEGEAAAQAFKDADGRNNVCAPIVMACVDYTIDQLTALRAKQA
- the yfcE gene encoding phosphodiesterase produces the protein MKLMIASDIHGSAYYCEQLFEAMAREQPDRLLLLGDLLYHGPRNDLPRDYDPKRVIALLNAHKDKLLCVRGNCDTEVDQMVLEFPILADYCILYEGGKMIFATHGHHYNEQTPPLLGQGDILLHGHTHVPVCRQTQGYTYLNPGSVSIPKEGSRHGYMVLENSRFLWKDLSGEVWQETAL